In Aerosakkonema funiforme FACHB-1375, one genomic interval encodes:
- a CDS encoding serine/threonine protein kinase, translated as MLESGQILQGRYQLKQKLGKNAGRQTWLAEDLATETKEKVVVKLLAFGGEVQWDDLKLFEREAQVLKQLDHPRIPKYRDYFHIDDRTLWFGLVQEYIPGASLKELLSQGRKFTKKEIHKITVSVLNILFYLHDKNPPVLHRDIKPSNLIWGEDEYIYLVDFGAVQDRAATEGATFTVVGTYGYAPMEQFGGRAVPASDLYALGATLIHLLTGIPPADLPQKNLQIQFADKVNLSPHLASWLMKMTEPALERRFSNVREALENLKQINLKGEARGNELLKQTSDLNNSGQGRLLDSSVPVPDEIKGWNWGAFLLPWIWPLTNNVWIGLLCWIPQIGWLMAIALGARGNEWAWKSKKWRSIEHFKAHQRGWAIAGLFIGIPTAWIYLVFLAMILGLR; from the coding sequence ATGCTGGAATCGGGACAAATATTACAGGGACGCTATCAACTCAAACAAAAGTTAGGGAAAAATGCGGGGCGTCAAACTTGGCTGGCAGAAGATTTGGCAACAGAAACTAAAGAAAAGGTAGTTGTCAAACTGCTGGCTTTTGGCGGCGAGGTGCAGTGGGATGACCTCAAATTATTTGAACGGGAAGCGCAGGTTCTCAAACAACTGGATCATCCTCGCATTCCTAAGTATCGAGATTATTTTCATATAGACGATCGCACGCTTTGGTTCGGATTGGTGCAAGAATATATTCCCGGTGCTTCCTTGAAAGAATTGCTGAGTCAAGGTCGAAAATTTACGAAAAAGGAAATACATAAAATCACTGTATCGGTTTTGAATATTCTGTTTTACCTGCACGATAAAAATCCGCCTGTGTTGCATCGGGACATCAAACCAAGTAATTTAATTTGGGGTGAAGATGAATATATTTATTTAGTTGATTTTGGTGCAGTTCAAGATCGAGCGGCAACAGAGGGCGCTACATTTACTGTCGTGGGAACTTACGGTTATGCACCGATGGAACAATTTGGCGGTCGGGCAGTTCCGGCGTCGGATTTGTATGCGCTGGGCGCAACTTTGATTCATTTATTAACTGGTATTCCACCAGCCGATTTGCCACAAAAAAACTTGCAGATTCAATTTGCTGACAAGGTGAATTTGTCTCCTCATTTGGCAAGTTGGTTAATGAAAATGACCGAACCTGCTTTAGAACGCAGGTTTAGTAATGTTAGAGAAGCGCTCGAGAATCTCAAACAAATAAACTTAAAGGGCGAAGCAAGGGGTAACGAGCTTTTAAAGCAAACATCTGACTTGAATAATTCCGGTCAAGGTCGTTTATTAGATTCATCTGTACCGGTGCCAGATGAAATCAAAGGTTGGAATTGGGGAGCATTTTTGTTACCCTGGATATGGCCGCTAACTAATAATGTTTGGATCGGTCTTTTATGCTGGATACCGCAGATAGGTTGGCTGATGGCGATCGCATTGGGTGCTAGAGGCAATGAATGGGCTTGGAAAAGTAAAAAGTGGCGGAGTATCGAACACTTCAAAGCTCATCAAAGAGGCTGGGCAATTGCCGGACTTTTTATCGGCATACCAACAGCTTGGATATATCTAGTTTTCTTGGCGATGATTCTAGGTTTGCGTTAA